A stretch of Telopea speciosissima isolate NSW1024214 ecotype Mountain lineage chromosome 11, Tspe_v1, whole genome shotgun sequence DNA encodes these proteins:
- the LOC122645204 gene encoding two-component response regulator ARR14-like — translation MDHQPEKDDHDDHSQVIESESKEKEVFPDGMRVLAVDDDIVCLRTLQAVLQHCRYKVKIASDGATALKLLWEEKDNFDIVITDVHMPDMDGFRLLEIVSLEMDIPVIMISANGDKDMVMKGIKHGARDYLLKPIRKEELQNIWQHVIRPKLFNPNESIVQKEITDQNSKSTKRQRGQSKEKENTLNNDPGEDISKQKKQRVVWTSQLQEKFYNAVHEIGIDKAVPKKILEHMNEPGVTRENVASHLQKFRNIMKKNSMATESQQSSKNFDSKNGISRQPSSVKRITDQPDGFEVKGCKNPGSVQHSQFVTNSCFSDISAANRKPFSVFPAINQQGVSLQHFPQVPEIMDQLWQRKHIPGSGYYSSNPLRMNTTLHHHTDFNGLKYQYQCFPPRNTIFDDYMEIPSHVPFYNVGSGLCSSNFALNGSASTSYPNLCFGGSNASYTIPTDASTELSMIVQHDSIFLSVT, via the exons ATGGATCATCAGCCTGAGAAGGATGATCATGATGatcactctcaagtgattgaATCAGAGAGCAAAGAAAAAGAGGTTTTTCCTGATGGGATGAGGGTTTTGGCTGTAGATGATGATATTGTTTGCCTCAGAACGCTTCAGGCAGTTCTGCAACACTGCCGCTATaaag TTAAGATTGCCTCGGATGGAGCCACAGCCCTTAAGCTATTATGGGAGGAAAAAGACAATTTTGATATTGTGATTACTGATGTTCACATGCCTGACATGGATGGATTTAGGCTATTGGAGATTGTTAGTTTGGAAATGGACATACCCGTAATTA TGATTTCTGCAAATGGTGACAAGGACATGGTGATGAAGGGTATAAAGCATGGAGCCAGGGACTACTTGCTAAAACCTATTCGAAAGGAGGAGCTCCAAAACATATGGCAACATGTGATTAGACCAAAATTATTTAACCCTAATGAATCAATTGTCCAAAAGGAAATTAcagatcaaaattcaaaatctactAAAAGACAAAGAGGGCAAagcaaggagaaagaaaatacCCTAAACAATGACCCTGGTGAAGacatttcaaaacaaaaaaagcaaaGGGTTGTTTGGACATCTCAACTGCAGGAGAAGTTCTATAATGCAGTTCATGAAATAGGAATAGATA AAGCTGTTCCTAAGAAGATACTTGAACATATGAATGAACCAGGGGTTACTAGAGAAAATGTTGCAAGCCATCTTCAG aaattcagaaatattatGAAGAAGAACAGTATGGCTACTGAAAGCCAACAAAGCAGtaaaaattttgattcaaaaaatGGAATTAGTAGGCAACCATCAAGTGTTAAGAGAATCACTGATCAGCCTGATGGATTTGAAGTTAAGGGTTGTAAGAATCCGGGTTCAGTTCAACATAGTCAATTCGTTACGAATTCGTGCTTTTCCGACATTTCTGCAGCAAATCGAAAGCCTTTCTCTGTATTTCCAGCTATAAACCAGCAAGGAGTTTCACTTCAACATTTTCCACAAGTTCCTGAAATTATGGATCAATTATGGCAGAGAAAGCATATTCCTGGTTCTGGATATTACTCATCAAATCCATTAAGGATGAATACTACTTTACATCACCATACAGATTTTAATGGGCtaaagtatcagtatcagtgTTTTCCTCCAAGAAACACAATATTTGATGATTACATGGAGATTCCTTCACATGTTCCCTTTTATAATGTTGGTAGTGGACTTTGTTCAAGCAATTTTGCTTTGAatggatctgcatcaacttcATACCCTAATTTATGCTTTGGTGGTTCTAATGCTTCATATACCATTCCAACAGATGCTTCAACTGAGCTAAGTATGATTGTTCAACATGATTCAATTTTTCTTTCAGTTACTTAA
- the LOC122646631 gene encoding nicotianamine synthase-like: MSSLQQSSICDEKYMPEELLIARIIQIHGSISKLESLRPSKLVNTLFTQLVKLCTIPSSIDINNLQEEVQQMRLSLINLCGLAEGLLELEFATILAKLPQPLQHLNLFPYYENYVKLASLEYNILLENGVMEPKKVAFVGSGPMPLTSIVMATHHLQFTQFNNIDIDESANDVARRIVSSDVELEKRMKFETCDIMEVKEKLGEYDCIFLAALVGMNKEEKVKILEHMRRFMKGGGSLLVRSANGARGFLYPVVDENDLLGFEVLSIFHPTNDVINSVVLARKPIF; the protein is encoded by the coding sequence ATGTCTTccctgcaacaatcctctatTTGTGATGAAAAATATATGCCTGAAGAGCTTCTAATAGCTCGAATCATACAGATCCATGGCAGTATTAGTAAGTTAGAATCGTTGCGGCCATCGAAGCTGGTTAATACTCTCTTCACTCAGCTAGTGAAGTTGTGTACAATCCCATCTTCAATTGACATCAACAACTTACAAGAAGAAGTGCAACAAATGAGACTAAGTCTCATAAATCTCTGTGGACTTGCAGAAGGTCTCCTAGAGCTCGAATTCGCCACTATTCTTGCCAAATTACCACAACCTCTACAACATCTTAATCTCTTCCCTTACTATGAAAACTATGTAAAACTAGCTAGTCTAGAGTACAACATCTTATTAGAGAATGGAGTGATGGAACCCAAGAAGGTAGCCTTTGTTGGGTCAGGTCCAATGCCTCTAACTTCAATTGTAATGGCTACCCATCACCTGCAATTCACTCAGTTCAACAACATCGACATCGATGAATCCGCGAATGATGTGGCTCGACGGATTGTTTCTTCGGATGTGGAGCTAGAGAAGAGGATGAAATTTGAGACTTGTGATATAATGGAGGTGAAGGAGAAGCTAGGGGAATATGATTGTATCTTCTTAGCAGCTCTTGTAGGGATGAACAAGGAAGAGAAGGTAAAGATTCTTGAGCATATGAGAAGGTTTATGAAGGGTGGAGGGTCTTTGCTAGTGAGGAGTGCAAATGGGGCAAGAGGGTTCTTATATCCAGTAGTTGATGAGAATGATTTGCTTGGTTTTGAGGTCCTCTCCATCTTTCACCCCACTAATGATGTGATCAATTCAGTTGTACTTGCTCGTAAACCTATCTTCTAA
- the LOC122645205 gene encoding MFP1 attachment factor 1-like codes for MAEAKDSQQQEHQSSRVKLEKMSRFSIWPPTQHTREAVFKRPVETISTPSVLSKRYGSMPAEEASAAARQIEEEPFSAASTTASPKTSEDDGIEILQLYS; via the coding sequence ATGGCAGAAGCCAAAGATTCCCAGCAGCAGGAACATCAGAGTTCACGCGTGAAGCTGGAAAAGATGAGTAGATTTAGCATTTGGCCCCCGACACAGCATACACGAGAAGCAGTCTTCAAACGCCCCGTCGAAACCATATCGACCCCTTCTGTACTCTCTAAGCGCTACGGATCCATGCCAGCAGAGGAGGCCTCCGCCGCCGCGCGACAAATCGAAGAGGAACCCTTCTCTGCTGCTTCCACCACTGCCTCTCCCAAGACATCCGAAGACGATGGCATTGAGATTCTTCAGCTTTACTCCTAG
- the LOC122645206 gene encoding putative disease resistance protein RGA4 — translation MAESILSDLAGKIILGLGSPLIQEIGLASGVKKELRKLEDSLTAIKAILSDAEKMGATNDTVKDWLRKLKDVVYDAEDVLDEFATEALRGQKVGELPNNIVVLKQVRRCFPCPNSAVVFNWKMAHKIKDIIERLDNIQKDGVVARSQFASQSENMNIGDHDYRRGDTDPFVTKSEVLGREKDIENLVEKLTNNNNDKEMKNVMVIPIIGIGGLGKTALAQCVFNDEKVKKHFELRMWVCVSFDFNVGHLVKKIVESLTNDNYSVLGENQLKSKLVEKLSEKRYLLVLDDIWNEEQSKWESLRNLLMGGASGSRILITTRSEKVAKIMQPNISFNYPLKGLSENDCESLFNERAFGERIVVNHTELVKIGKEIVKRCGGVPLAAKALGSLLCHTRNINDWLDVLETEIWKLGEKEHEILPALRISYNHLPSHLKQCFAYCSMIPKDHEIEVDDLIHQWMAHGFIQPPPPLQPTREGGGSSHSYRRSLEDVGYGYFMELLWRSFFQKVKEDDVLGRIVSCTMHDLVHSLARWVAGIEWSEVTTTQPLSSTSSSSSEVVRHIIVYDSRKAAHEAIPIDKAQKLRTLYYVDLNYNLGKGNIGTGFVSPWQGLRVLKLRQCGIRVVPSCIGGVGGLEKLSGLGELGGLNQLRGVLVIQRLGNVRNVRDAEEANLKEKSELQSLTLSWYGDGPSSSTRLLPLVDEEQVLENLQPHPNLKALTIYQYEGVKMPRWMTHSSFLPNLVELILSWCPKLKCLPLIGEFCCLRRLEIYYSSALQFIDNKVMVHASARRDNKGGGGKPLSKMGVVLFPMLEKLKLHHLPYLESWIISKEEEEEEEEAVQQLPSLFPRLTDLILLRCQRLTTVPMLSVWGMQHLTSLRKLVIGSLDSLVSLPDCPAPSTLEELRIYDCPSLVRLPNSFFHENLKLLSEFEISRCSQELTSLPEGIQHLTALKRLTIEKCQGLTTILPEEEEEEVMGNLSSLEQLHIHNCSNLSSLPKGIQYLTAIKVLSIKQCYELHTLPKGMLGSLTSLEQLSISNFNGVNQFSDDQGLRNLTLLKELEIEDFPNLLSLPEWIQHLTSLKTLKISTCPGLKTLPDDVLGSLSSLEKLEIEGCSNLLSLPEEIWRLTSLKRLRIWNCLGLTTLPDRLGILSSLEELEIGNCSNLSSLPEGIRHLTSLKRLWIHNCPCLRELPDELGNLALPGVLNISGCPNLSLRSSVGLILQPN, via the exons ATGGCAGAATCCATCCTTTCTGATCTTGCCGGAAAAATCATACTGGGCTTGGGCTCTCCCCTCATCCAAGAGATTGGATTAGCATCAGGAGTGAAAAAGGAACTGAGGAAGCTCGAGGACTCTTTAACCGCAATCAAAGCTATACTATCGGACGCAGAGAAGATGGGTGCAACGAACGATACGGTTAAAGATTGGTTGAGAAAGCTTAAAGATGTGGTTTACGATGCTGAAGATGTGTTGGATGAATTTGCAACGGAAGCCTTGCGAGGACAAAAAGTGGGGGAGCTTCCAAACAATATTGTAGTACTCAAACAGGTACGCAGATGCTTCCCATGTCCAAATTCAGCAGTTGTATTTAATTGGAAAATGGCTCATAAAATAAAGGATATTATAGAGAGGTTAGATAATATCCAAAAGGATGGTGTGGTAGCTCGATCTCAATTTGCAAGCCAAAGTGAAAATATGAATATTGGCGATCATGATTATAGGAGGGGAGATACTGACCCTTTTGTAACTAAATCTGAGGTCTTGGGTAGAGAAAAGGATATAGAAAATCTAGTTGAAAAAttaactaataataataatgataaagaGATGAAGAATGTCATGGTCATTCCCATAATTGGGATTGGTGGTTTAGGGAAGACAGCACTTGCTCAGTGTGTGTTTAATGATGAAAAGGTCAAGAAGCATTTTGAGTTGCGAATGTGGGTGTGTGTCTCGTTTGATTTTAATGTTGGGCACCTTGTAAAGAAAATTGTAGAGTCCCTAACAAATGATAATTATAGTGTGTTAGGGGAAAATCAATTGAAGTCAAAACTTGTGGAAAAACTATCTGAAAAAAGATATCTGCTTGTCCTAGATGATATCTGGAATGAGGAACAGAGTAAATGGGAGAGCTTGAGAAATCTTTTAATGGGTGGGGCAAGTGGAAGTAGGATCTTGATAACGACCCGTAGTGAGAAGGTTGCGAAAATCATGCAGCCGAATATATCATTTAATTACCCTTTGAAAGGGTTAAGTGAAAATGATTGTGAATCATTATTCAATGAACGGGCGTTTGGGGAAAGAATAGTTGTAAACCATACTGAGCTAGTGAAGATTGGGAAGGAAATAGTGAAAAGATGTGGAGGAGTGCCTTTGGCTGCAAAGGCACTTGGAAGTTTGTTATGCCATACAAGAAACATAAATGATTGGTTGGATGTCCTAGAAACTGAAATTTGGAAGCTAGGGGAAAAAGAACATGAAATCCTACCTGCTCTAAGGATAAGCTACAACCACCTACCATCCCATTTGAAGCAATGCTTTGCTTATTGTTCTATGATCCCAAAAGATCATGAAATTGAAGTTGATGATTTGATCCATCAATGGATGGCACATGGGTTCatccaaccaccaccaccactacaacCAAccagagaaggaggaggaagtagTCACAGTTATAGAAGGTCTTTAGAAGACGTTGGGTATGGGTATTTCATGGAATTATTATGGAGATCATTTTTCCAAAaggtaaaagaagatgatgtaCTTGGAAGGATTGTGTCATGCACAATGCATGACCTGGTGCATAGTCTTGCACGATGGGTCGCAGGGATTGAATGGTCGGAGGTGACAACAACACAACCCTTATcctccacctcttcttcttcttctgaggtAGTCAGACACATTATTGTGTATGATAGCAGAAAAGCGGCACATGAGGCGATACCAATTGATAAGGCCCAAaagttaaggacactttattATGTGGATCTTAATTATAATTTGGGAAAGGGAAATATTGGCACTGGATTTGTCTCACCTTGGCAAGGCTTGCGCGTGTTAAAGTTAAGACAATGTGGAATTAGAGTTGTTCCGAGTTGCATAGGAGGTGTTGGTGGTTTGGAAAAATTAAG tgggcTTGGAGAGTTGGGTGGCCTAAACCAGCTTCGGGGGGTATTAGTTATCCAAAGGCTTGGAAATGTGAGAAATGTGAGAGATGCTGAAGAAGCAAATTTGAAGGAGAAGTCGGAGCTTCAATCTTTGACATTGAGTTGGTATGGTGATGGGCCTAGTAGTAGTACTCGGCTGCTACCATTGGTAGATGAAGAACAAGTGTTGGAGAATCTCCAGCCGCACCCAAATCTTAAGGCATTGACAATTTACCAGTACGAAGGCGTCAAGATGCCACGTTGGATGACACACTCTTCTTTCCTCCCAAATCTAGTGGAACTTATATTATCGTGGTGTCCTAAACTCAAATGTTTGCCACTCATTGGTGAATTCTGTTGCCTTAGGCGTCTCGAAATTTATTATTCAAGTGCCCTGCAGTTCATAGACAACAAAGTGATGGTGCATGCGAGTGCGAGGAGGGATaataaaggaggaggaggaaaaccATTATCAAAAATGGGGGTGGTATTATTTCCAATGTTAGAAAAACTTAAACTCCATCATCTGCCATATCTAGAGAGTTGGATAATCtcgaaggaggaagaagaagaagaagaagaagcagtgcAGCAGCTGCCTTCCTTGTTTCCACGTCTCACTGACTTGATATTACTTAGGTGCCAGCGGCTGACAACCGTACCAATGCTTTCGGTGTGGGGAATGCAACATCTCACCTCTCTCCGAAAATTAGTCATCGGATCTCTTGATAGTTTGGTGTCTCTACCTGATTGCCCTGCTCCTTCAACACTGGAAGAGCTACGCATCTATGATTGTCCAAGTCTGGTGAGATTACCAAACTCCTTCTTTCATGAGAATCTCAAGTTACTTTCTGAGTTTGAAATTTCGAGATGTAGCCAGGAGTTGACATCTCTACCGGAAGGGATTCAACACCTCACTGCACTGAAACGACTAACAATTGAAAAGTGTCAAGGCTTGACTACAATATTAcctgaggaggaggaggaggaggtcaTGGGAAACCTTTCATCGCTTGAACAGCTTCACATTCACAATTGCTCTAATCTATCATCTCTGCCCAAAGGGATTCAATACCTTACTGCAATCAAAGTGCTGTCAATTAAGCAGTGCTACGAGCTCCATACATTGCCTAAGGGCATGCTGGGAAGCCTCACTTCATTGGAACAGCTGTCTATTTCGAATTTCAATGGTGTCAATCAATTTTCTGATGATCAGGGCTTGAGAAACCTCACATTGCTTAAAGAACTTGAAATTGAAGATTTCCCTAATCTCTTGTCTCTCCCAGAATGGATTCAGCACCTCACTTCACTGAAAACACTCAAGATTTCGACATGTCCCGGTCTGAAAACATTACCAGATGATGTCTTGGGAAGTCTCTCATCACTTGAAAAGCTTGAGATTGAGGGTTGCTCCAATCTACTGTCTCTACCAGAAGAGATTTGGCGACTCACTTCACTAAAAAGGCTACGGATTTGGAATTGTCTGGGTCTGACCACATTACCTGATCGGTTGGGAATTCTCTCATCGCTTGAAGAGCTTGAGATCGGGAACTGCTCCAATTTATCGTCTCTGCCAGAAGGGATTCGGCACCTCACTTCACTGAAAAGGCTGTGGATTCATAATTGTCCATGTTTGAGAGAATTACCCGATGAGCTCGGAAACCTCGCATTGCCTGGTGTACTAAATATTTCAGGTTGTCCTAATTTGTCTCTTCGTAGCTCGGTTGGATTGATCCTTCAACCCAACTGA